The Streptomyces sp. NL15-2K genome contains a region encoding:
- a CDS encoding DUF742 domain-containing protein yields the protein MTPPTASHDPYAEPYEDEGDQPLVRPYAMTGGRTRPRYQLAIEALISTTADPAALMGLLPEHQRICHLCREVKSVAEVSALLAMPLGVARILVADLAEAGLVAIHQPGGDESTGAPDVTLLERVLSGLRKL from the coding sequence ATGACCCCGCCCACCGCCTCTCATGATCCGTACGCGGAGCCGTACGAGGATGAGGGCGACCAGCCGCTGGTACGCCCCTACGCGATGACCGGCGGCCGGACCCGGCCGCGCTACCAGCTCGCCATCGAAGCCCTGATCAGCACCACGGCCGACCCGGCGGCGCTCATGGGGCTGCTCCCTGAGCACCAGCGGATCTGCCACCTGTGCCGCGAGGTGAAGTCGGTCGCCGAGGTCTCGGCGCTCCTGGCCATGCCGTTGGGCGTGGCCCGCATTCTCGTCGCGGACCTCGCGGAGGCCGGACTCGTCGCCATCCACCAGCCGGGCGGCGACGAGAGCACCGGCGCTCCGGACGTGACACTGCTCGAAAGGGTGCTCAGTGGACTACGCAAGCTCTGA
- a CDS encoding roadblock/LC7 domain-containing protein, whose translation MSQAAQNLNWLITNFVDNTPGVSHTVVVSADGLLLAMSEGFPRDRADQLAAVASGLTSLTAGASRIFEGGTVAQTVVEMERGFLFLMSISDGSSLAVLAHPDCDIGLVGYEMALLVDRAGAVLTPDLRAELQGSLLH comes from the coding sequence ATGAGCCAGGCGGCACAGAATCTCAACTGGTTGATCACCAACTTCGTGGACAACACCCCCGGGGTGTCCCACACCGTCGTCGTGTCCGCCGACGGCCTCCTGCTGGCAATGTCCGAGGGTTTCCCCCGCGACCGTGCCGACCAGCTGGCGGCCGTCGCGTCGGGACTGACGTCACTGACAGCCGGTGCCTCCCGGATTTTCGAGGGCGGCACCGTGGCACAGACGGTCGTCGAGATGGAGAGGGGGTTCCTCTTCCTCATGTCCATCTCGGACGGGTCGTCCCTGGCCGTTCTAGCCCACCCCGACTGCGACATCGGCCTCGTCGGCTACGAGATGGCGCTCCTGGTCGACCGCGCGGGCGCAGTACTCACGCCCGACCTGCGCGCCGAGCTCCAGGGCAGTCTGCTCCACTGA